A stretch of DNA from Triticum dicoccoides isolate Atlit2015 ecotype Zavitan chromosome 2A, WEW_v2.0, whole genome shotgun sequence:
TTACTCTGTTTCATTGGATGCAGTATCAGGTTGGACTTAAGGTGCTGCACAATCAAGTCGGCTTGGAAATAAATTAAGGCAACATTTCTGTAAGTTCGGGGAGGTTGAGATTGAGCAATGCATGCCTTAATTTATCACTTGCTAGATTCTAAACAATCTAATGTTCTTCCGGTATGGCTGGACATCATATCTATCCTAAGTAGATCGTGCCCCAGCTCATTTTCATGCTTCCCTAGCGTAGCACGGGCACCTTGCTAGTACACCAAAAGGAGTCAGTTCAGAGCTGATTTCGACTAGTTCGTGCGCCACATGCTCATTGTTGATGACCAGCACAGCTGCCCGATGCACTTGTTCGTTCGACAGTAGATGAGGGTGTTGTCCGACAGTACACGTGCGGGTGGAACACCatgcttttatttattttatttttctaagTTGATTGAGTCATTTAAATGTGCAATGACTAGAGCACATCTAAATGTGACCTAGACAGACCCTTCTCTATTTTAGTTCTTCCACGCGAACTCCGGAGTCTGGGGTCAGGCTTTTTAAAACTGGACATATCAATGAATGCCCGGGTCTATTATGAACTAAaatctcaccttcttcctcacccaTGTCTATCTCACCTTCGTCATGCTCCCGGTGCTACCGCCATCCATGGTCTAGCACACCGCCACTCCACTCATCAAATTCAGTGGAAAACCTTGTTGCTCAGGGCATTGTTGGGCATTTAATTTTATCTTTTGCACCCAGGACGATTGCAGTTTTAAATTTTCGGGTGATGGCAGTTTAAGAAGCAGCCAAGTGACTGTCAGCGCATGCATTACTTTCACTTTTGTTGTGGTTAAACCACACACCAATCACCAGACCAAAAAGTAAGATAAAAAATTGACGCAATGCACCAAGCAACACGGTCTTCCACTTAATAATTTGATATAAGTACAGCATTCAGACAAACTTATACACAACATAAATTATTCCGTCCTTGTCACAACAGCTGATGCATATATACATATAGATATGCCTCAGCTTGTTCCGTCATGAATGAATACAGAGCACCTAAAAGATGACAAATGAAGCAGGAATCGACGAGCGGGCTTTGAGGCATCTGTCCTGCGGAATATAAGTGACGGCGCGTCTGTTTCTTCCCTTGTCATCCATCGATGCCGTCACTGCCGGCTCATTCAGATAAGCATAGGTGCTTTTCTTCCACCTGCACCCAGTCGGAGAAGATGGCGGGTCTGTCATATCATAATCCACAAATTTGTACCACCGCCTAATTAAATATGGCACTAAGAAGCTTCTCCGTGGACGCTAAGCATGTGTAAGAAGATAGATTCCACCAGAAATAAATTTTAGCTAGCGTGTATGCTTGCTTGTAGTATGAGTATGGCCCGTAATGCCTTTTGTTTTCCACCACCTATGTCGTATGCTTCTTGGCCATACGTTATTGTGCTACTAGTACGGCATTGTGAGCTGTGACAGGGCTTCCAACTACGGGAAAGGATTGGATGGATGGGGTGGGATACAGATTGTTTTCCACATCGCACTGGCTATACCAGTATACAGTTTCAGAAAAAATTGGCTGAAAGTACTTTTCATCAGAAGAGAAAAAGGTCGCACTCTCGGTGCTAGAATTGCTACAGGAAAGTTGTCTTGTGAGAAGGGGTTACCAGTGCTTGATCCCAATCCGTAATTCGGCGACCCTGCTGGAAGCTGCCACCATCATTCTGTTGTCGTTGATGCCCTTGTCACCTTCGTTCCCCTCCTCGAGAATCTCCCTTATCATTTGCTCGAACAGCATATAATCCTCCATCTGCTTTCCAAAACTTCTCCAAAACAGTGTTAACTAGATGCCTTTCAAAATCAAAGCCAGAAGTTTCATGATCGCAACAAATAAGAGAAATGATATAACAGAGCTTTTTTGTTGCCTTCTTGAACAGATAATGGAGAAAGAAGTTACAGTTGAACAAAAGCAGGGGTCTGACCTTGAGCGTCTTGGCTTTGGCTCTGGCGGCCTCCTTCTCGGCGGCAAGGCGgcgctcctcctccttcctcctccagaaCCCCTCGATCTCTTTCCTGGTGATGCTGAACGCCATCTTCCCTCCCAGGATCGCCGATTTGGTGGCTGCAACTTAGCgtccctcctcttcttcttcctaggTTGAGTGTTGGGACGACTGAGGCGCAACAGGGACGCGCGGGGTCACCTCATATATACGCACTTCGGGTGCGGGGTCCTGCGTCACCTACTGGGAGCAAACCTAGTCTCAAGTCAGAAGTCATATGAGCTACAGTGGATGTGAGAATGATAGGTTGGGGGTTGGGTCCCGTTGCGGGCCGTCTACTCTTCTCAACCAGCGATCGCCGGCCGGCCGTAGGTTTTGCAGCTTGTGCTTTTTTATGTGTCGTTGGTTGAGTCAATGCCTTGTAAACTAATGTGGCCAAAGGAGGGAAGATAAAGGTACTCTGAAGCTTGTGGCAAAGAATAAGACCGGGTCTGGGGTCTGTGCCAACAAGCAAGATGATCGCCGTCATTTGTAATTGGTTAAATGGAGCTGGTAATCTTGCTAAACAAGTGGCGTCACACAAGGTGATTCCTTAACTTTGACTGCAAGTTATCACATCACATGCCCCTTCTTGTTTTTGTTGAGTGCTGACTAAGCTTCACATAAACTTTGTTTTTAGCCATTTTACTGAGTTTAATGCACTTTTTTTAGCTGAGCTTCACAGAAACTGGTGTCTGTCTCTTTGGTGAAAGCAAGACTTGTAGGAGTTCGTGGAATTTTTTTTAGGGAAGGGGGGTTGGTTTTTTTTAGCNNNNNNNNNNNNNNNNNNNNNNNNNNNNNNNNNNNNNNNNNNNNNNNNNNNNNNNNNNNNNNNNNNNNNNNNNNNNNNNNNNNNNNNNNNNNNNNNNNNNNNNNNNNNNNNNNNNNNNNNNNNNNNNNNNNNNNNNNNNNNNNNNNNNNNNNNNNNNNNNNNNNNNNNNNNNNNNNNNNNNNNNNNNNNNNNNNNNNNNNNNNNNNNNNNNNNNNNNNNNNNNNNNNNNNNNNNNNNNNNNNNNNNNNNNNNNNNNNNNNNNNNNNNNNNNNNNNNNNNNNNNNNNNNNNNNN
This window harbors:
- the LOC119356086 gene encoding uncharacterized protein LOC119356086, which gives rise to MAFSITRKEIEGFWRRKEEERRLAAEKEAARAKAKTLKMEDYMLFEQMIREILEEGNEGDKGINDNRMMVAASSRVAELRIGIKHWWKKSTYAYLNEPAVTASMDDKGRNRRAVTYIPQDRCLKARSSIPASFVIF